In Aedes albopictus strain Foshan chromosome 3, AalbF5, whole genome shotgun sequence, the following are encoded in one genomic region:
- the LOC109419388 gene encoding KAT8 regulatory NSL complex subunit 3: protein MEHSYSRDFRVPMENSQTASTRALMVHRPPQCPSCHTHSHDERIDLEESYNPPIPSYNEESAKVAMMESENVTKQVRNLNFEDLDWEEKINKPGWSVQQIRLFSKITKLLDMDRLARLTIADKQHEPVHRRMVIDKSVGRLRQALASVSWEPRLTQWIHGLLMESLPPSYLAAYLDILQTLKAKLPTLVDKMIFGRPLSIPQELLGPVLKKPWEPIVAHKNRKLPGQPYIVVVPSGPNMNAPITRLQKWFALFATMASVIPIIMPPQGNTVMKQSIQSVSEQMVAVTRAKIQEVRQEAPNRPIILVGFNAGAALAVQIGLVEAVSCIVCLGFAYNTVNGPRGAPDDHITDITAPVLFVIGQMSARSSQEEIELLRERMIAQTSLVVVGSADDCLRVCKSKRKIEGVTQSMVDNMVMDEVAEFATNCLLNPPRPKQTIKDPNGQKSNLLLSNNSSNLAATGGPPPIPVGGSVVTPSHHPPPPPLPASSYNRKRKMSHSADGIDPSKAARPNKQPPVPAVQRKNTKTQKQSRAEKMLLQQNQQALDAAIQSILPSTDKPSPVPIVSKPPPQMTNYQITGGNNLEIRNTSGSQLVSGVGSSPIVLPMIKRDTPSQSQHSIHQSTTPSPSTPSTPDIKVIPANQFIQLKPSGSTQKFVTLKSSPKPVVSVIPKQPITSTPSPLAKQTTIQSPMMSQHQQSFSPTKFTIVRTSTGLSVPSTSTSPIKTIKSPTTPDLSNTSIFDMPIVFADNDGNIPEGSPQKSFDTSSKPPPNIITIGPAVTNHPIMKTEQPMNRIITLQPSLKPNKVVVINKSNMKQVPPSVLSSVTLNKSTSITPTGVKYAKVVISNPLNKGATSTVTSTPSIIPKNLTQVLSNQKIEILNNTIVKQASTSTSIPQQQKFQPVIINVDPSKTTTMKNFVRVGETQIRPISSTSNITIPSKVASSAATVVAPSGSGQVSQLAPGIPGTNTILIKTNSLTHLASRKPTILNRNITVRKLNIMPQSQGQIGGTSSAVIMTSAPPKMTISGVPQLQQQQQQPKAP, encoded by the exons ATGGAACACAGCTATTCTCGAGACTTTCGCGTCCCAATGGAGAACAGCCAGACGGCTTCGACGCGGGCGCTGATGGTGCATCGTCCACCGCAGTGCCCGTCCTGCCACACCCACAGCCATGACGAGCGGATCGACCTGGAGGAATCGTACAATCCGCCGATTCCGTCGTACAACGAGGAGAGCGCCAAAGTGGCGATGATGGAAAGCGAGAATGTGACCAAACAGGTGCGCAATCTCAACTTCGAGGACCTGGACTGGGAGGAGAAGATTAACAA ACCCGGATGGTCCGTCCAGCAGATTCGCCTATTCAGTAAAATAACAAAACTGCTGGACATGGATCGATTGGCCCGTTTGACGATCGCCGACAAACAGCACGAACCGGTGCACCGCCGAATGGTCATCGACAAATCCGTTGGTCGCCTCCGCCAAGCACTGGCCAGTGTTTCATGGGAACCCCGTTTAACCCAATGGATTCACGGGTTGCTCATGGAGAGTCTTCCTCCGAGCTATCTGGCTGCTTATCTGGACATTCTACAAACCTTAAAAGCGAAGCTTCCTACTCTGGTGGACAAAATGATCTTCGGGCGCCCGCTGAGCATTCCCCAAGAACTCCTCGGGCCGGTGCTCAAAAAGCCCTGGGAACCGATCGTAGCCCACAAGAACCGGAAACTTCCCGGCCAGCCGTACATTGTGGTGGTGCCATCCGGACCGAACATGAATGCGCCGATCACCCGGCTGCAGAAGTGGTTCGCTCTCTTCGCCACAATGGCCTCGGTCATCCCGATCATTATGCCTCCGCAGGGGAACACCGTGATGAAACAATCGATCCAGAGCGTATCGGAGCAGATGGTAGCGGTAACCCGGGCCAAGATCCAAGAAGTACGCCAAGAAGCCCCAAATAGGCCGatcattctggtgggattcaacgCGGGAGCGGCGTTGGCCGTTCAGATCGGTCTGGTCGAGGCGGTCAGCTGTATCGTGTGCTTGGGATTCGCCTACAATACGGTGAATGGGCCGAGGGGTGCACCGGACGATCACATCACTGATATCACAGCGCCGGTGCTGTTCGTCATCGGACAGATGTCCGCGCGGTCAAG CCAAGAAGAAATCGAGCTGCTCCGTGAAAGGATGATCGCACAAACGTCGCTGGTGGTGGTCGGTTCCGCCGACGATTGCTTGCGAGTGTGCAAATCCAAGCGCAAAATCGAAGGTGTTACCCAATCGATGGTGGACAACATGGTAATGGATGAGGTGGCCGAATTTGCCACCAATTGCTTGCTGAATCCGCCAAGACCCAAACAAACCATCAAGGACCCCAACGGACAAAAATCCAATCTACTGCTGTCCAACAATAGCAGTAATCTGGCGGCCACCGGTGGACCACCGCCGATTCCGGTGGGTGGATCTGTCGTAACTCCCAGTCATCATCCACCTCCTCCGCCATTGCCCGCCAGTTCGTACAACCGTAAACGTAAGATGAGCCACTCTGCCGATGGGATCGATCCGTCGAAAGCAGCGCGACCTAACAAACAGCCGCCAGTGCCGGCTGTCCAGAGGAAGAACACCAAAACCCAGAAACAATCACGGGCAGAGAAGATGCTGCTGCAACAGAATCAACAGGCACTGGATGCAGCCATTCAAAGCATTCTCCCATCAACGGATAAG CCATCCCCTGTGCCCATAGTGAGTAAACCACCACCTCAGATGACAAACTATCAGATCACCGGTGGTAACAACTTGGAAATTCGAAACACGTCTGGTTCGCAACTGGTGTCCGGAGTGGGCAGTTCTCCCATTGTACTGCCCATGATAAAACGTGACACGCCAAGCCAGTCGCAGCACTCGATTCATCAATCTACAACTCCATCTCCATCGACACCATCTACTCCGGACATTAAAGTGATTCCAGCAAATCAGTTTATCCAACTGAAACCTTCCGGGTCGACGCAAAAGTTCGTGACGCTGAAGTCGTCGCCAAAGCCGGTCGTGTCAGTGATTCCAAAGCAACCCATTACGTCGACTCCAAGTCCTTTGGCGAAGCAAACGACGATTCAATCACCGATGATGTCCCAGCATCAACAGTCCTTCAGTCCAACCAAATTCACCATTGTTCGCACCTCCACCGGACTTTCGGTTCCTTCTACATCCACATCCCCCATAAAAACCATCAAATCACCAACTACACCGGATCTATCGAACACGAGTATCTTCGATATGCCGATCGTGTTTGCCGATAATGATGGAAACATTCCGGAGGGTTCACCGCAAAAATCCTTCGACACTAGCTCTAAACCTCCGCCCAACATCATCACTATCGGCCCGGCTGTTACTAATCATCCCATCATGAAAACGGAACAACCCATGAATCGCATCATCACCCTTCAGCCTTCCCTAAAACCGAACAAGGTTGTCGTCATCAACAAGAGCAACATGAAACAAGTCCCACCCAGCGTCCTGTCCTCAGTAACTCTCAACAAATCCACCTCCATCACTCCAACCGGGGTCAAGTACGCCAAAGTGGTCATCTCCAACCCCCTGAACAAAGGCGCCACATCCACCGTGACCTCCACCCCATCCATCATCCCAAAGAACCTCACACAAGTCCTGTCCAATCAGAAAATTGAAATCCTCAACAACACCATCGTCAAGCAGGCCTCCACCTCCACTTCCATCCCTCAGCAACAAAAGTTCCAACCCGTCATCATCAACGTGGACCCCAGCAAAACCACGACCATGAAGAACTTTGTACGCGTCGGCGAAACTCAGATCCGCCCAATTTCCAGTACATCCAACATAACCATCCCATCCAAAGTGGCATCCTCTGCGGCGACCGTCGTGGCCCCGAGCGGCTCCGGGCAAGTTTCCCAACTGGCACCCGGTATCCCCGGAACAAACACCATTCTGATCAAAACCAATTCTCTAACGCATCTGGCCAGCCGGAAGCCCACCATTCTGAACCGGAACATCACGGTTCGCAAGCTGAACATTATGCCTCAATCGCAGGGGCAGATCGGTGGCACCAGTTCCGCTGTTATAATGACTTCTGCGCCACCCAAGATGACGATTTCTGGCGTGCCACAgttacaacaacagcagcagcagccaaagGCGCCGTGA